A portion of the Stigmatella aurantiaca DW4/3-1 genome contains these proteins:
- a CDS encoding alpha/beta fold hydrolase — MVLESFQVGEGEVPTVLLHGFLGSGRNLRSLAVAWSEAEPQRRFLLPDLTGHGASPALPPGADLDTLARDVRETAHAKGFTGSLEWVGHSLGGRVSLAASLLFPAEVAHVTLLDITPSPVPVNLSESGMVLNILLQAPDTAPSRKEMRADLMGHGLSVGLADWLVMNLVSLPDGGVRWRFERQGLAALHERVNGTDLWAAVERPGAKVRCIRGGRARYVTDADVARMEKAGCPVATLPEAGHFVHVDAPQALLQWLRTGG; from the coding sequence GTGGTTCTTGAGAGCTTTCAGGTGGGTGAGGGCGAGGTGCCCACGGTGTTGCTGCACGGCTTCCTCGGCTCGGGGCGCAACCTGCGCTCACTGGCGGTGGCCTGGAGCGAAGCGGAGCCCCAGCGCCGCTTCCTGTTGCCGGATCTGACGGGCCACGGCGCATCGCCGGCCTTGCCACCCGGGGCTGACCTGGACACCCTCGCCCGAGACGTGCGGGAGACCGCCCACGCCAAGGGCTTCACCGGGTCCCTGGAGTGGGTGGGCCACTCGCTGGGGGGGCGCGTGTCGCTCGCGGCGAGCCTCCTGTTCCCCGCGGAGGTGGCCCACGTGACGCTGCTGGACATCACGCCCAGCCCCGTGCCGGTGAACCTCTCCGAGAGCGGCATGGTGCTGAACATCCTGCTCCAGGCGCCGGACACCGCGCCCAGCCGCAAGGAGATGCGCGCGGACCTGATGGGCCATGGCCTCTCGGTGGGGCTGGCGGACTGGCTGGTGATGAACCTCGTGTCCCTGCCCGACGGCGGGGTGCGCTGGCGCTTCGAGCGGCAGGGCCTCGCGGCGCTGCACGAGCGGGTGAATGGAACGGACCTCTGGGCAGCGGTGGAGCGCCCCGGGGCGAAGGTGCGCTGCATTCGCGGAGGCCGCGCGCGCTACGTGACGGACGCGGACGTGGCGCGCATGGAAAAGGCAGGCTGTCCGGTGGCCACGCTTCCGGAGGCGGGCCACTTCGTGCACGTGGATGCGCCCCAAGCCCTGCTCCAGTGGCTGCGAACGGGGGGCTGA